One window of Paenibacillus sp. FSL K6-3182 genomic DNA carries:
- a CDS encoding IreB family regulatory phosphoprotein has protein sequence MSSMDKTMKFNVKAEGVESSQDILLSVHEALLEKEYNPINQIVGYLLSGDPAYIPRHNNARSLIRKKERDELIEELVRFYLNHKKQQA, from the coding sequence ATGAGTTCCATGGACAAAACAATGAAATTTAACGTGAAGGCGGAGGGGGTTGAATCTTCTCAAGACATTCTGCTATCCGTGCATGAAGCGCTTCTAGAGAAAGAGTATAATCCGATTAACCAGATCGTTGGGTATTTGCTGTCCGGAGATCCCGCGTATATTCCGCGGCATAACAACGCCAGGAGTTTAATTCGCAAGAAGGAACGAGACGAATTAATCGAAGAGCTTGTCCGGTTTTATCTAAACCATAAGAAACAACAAGCGTAA
- the ytvI gene encoding sporulation integral membrane protein YtvI has protein sequence MLPFYKKYWRTAFDIALIALTVYLIMFSFSYLYRIATPIFLSFLIFLCIEPLARRLNKLGMKKSIASGISILLFTLILLTAFSGAAYLITKQGTELVNNFPKYQEMLAVQIANLTEEVQTRFGNLPADLDLVQRSKDLIEGASSTLALFGKTVLLSIIGYVTSFSTFIFNFVVGIILAYFLSIEITTWKKTAEDKTPNTFKTAFFFLRNNVFKGIALYIKAQAKMISITFVVILIALLLLRVENAFVIAVVSAIFDILPLLGVGTIFIPWIIYLIIVGKVSLAIWLSVLFLAVVLTRQILEPKITGDSLGVSAFTMLAFMIVSLSLFGVAGVILSPILMILIKALYDQGYFHRWIHAPQGEYDNPSDKPDDTDSISVKINNKDIKEQ, from the coding sequence ATGCTGCCCTTTTACAAAAAGTATTGGCGAACCGCCTTTGACATCGCACTCATTGCACTAACTGTCTATTTAATTATGTTTTCTTTCAGCTATTTGTACCGAATCGCAACGCCTATATTTTTATCCTTTCTCATTTTCTTATGTATCGAGCCGCTGGCAAGGCGTCTAAATAAGCTTGGCATGAAAAAATCGATCGCTTCCGGCATTTCGATTCTGCTGTTCACTTTAATTTTACTTACCGCCTTCTCAGGCGCTGCTTATCTAATTACGAAGCAAGGAACTGAGCTCGTTAACAACTTCCCGAAATATCAAGAAATGCTCGCTGTTCAAATCGCTAATCTGACTGAAGAGGTGCAAACCAGATTTGGGAATCTGCCCGCAGATTTGGATTTGGTTCAGCGCTCCAAAGACCTCATAGAAGGCGCTTCTTCAACATTAGCATTGTTTGGAAAGACTGTACTGCTTAGCATCATCGGGTACGTCACATCCTTCTCAACTTTCATCTTTAATTTTGTAGTCGGGATTATATTAGCTTATTTCTTAAGCATCGAAATTACGACTTGGAAAAAGACGGCCGAGGACAAAACGCCAAACACCTTCAAAACGGCATTTTTCTTCCTTAGAAACAATGTATTTAAAGGAATCGCGTTATATATTAAAGCGCAAGCCAAGATGATTAGTATCACCTTTGTCGTTATTTTGATCGCGCTCCTTCTGCTGCGCGTAGAAAATGCTTTTGTCATAGCAGTCGTATCCGCTATCTTCGACATTTTGCCGCTGCTCGGTGTAGGCACTATTTTTATCCCATGGATTATTTACTTAATTATTGTCGGCAAAGTCTCGCTTGCCATTTGGCTGTCCGTCCTCTTTCTCGCAGTTGTGCTTACACGCCAAATTCTTGAACCTAAAATTACAGGCGACTCCTTAGGAGTATCCGCCTTTACAATGCTCGCTTTCATGATTGTATCCTTATCGCTTTTCGGCGTCGCAGGCGTCATATTATCACCTATTCTTATGATCTTAATCAAAGCGCTGTATGATCAAGGTTATTTCCACCGCTGGATTCACGCTCCGCAAGGAGAATACGACAACCCTTCGGACAAGCCGGACGACACTGATAGTATATCGGTGAAAATAAATAACAAGGACATCAAGGAACAATAA
- a CDS encoding DUF1292 domain-containing protein encodes MSGTEHEAPKKLNTLRAAFGNEIELEADDGSVEVYDIKAEFQLGDRIYAALQSDPMRGEDDVELFRVIQVDGEPQLENIENDEEWEAASEAYDDLLFATDERP; translated from the coding sequence ATGTCCGGCACAGAGCATGAAGCACCTAAGAAGCTGAATACGCTACGAGCGGCATTCGGCAATGAAATTGAGCTTGAAGCAGATGACGGCAGCGTAGAGGTATACGATATTAAAGCTGAGTTTCAGCTAGGGGATCGCATTTATGCAGCCCTGCAATCGGATCCGATGCGTGGCGAGGATGATGTTGAGCTATTCCGCGTCATTCAAGTCGATGGTGAACCGCAGTTGGAAAACATTGAAAACGATGAAGAGTGGGAAGCTGCATCAGAAGCGTACGATGATTTATTGTTTGCTACTGACGAGCGTCCATAA
- a CDS encoding methyl-accepting chemotaxis protein, whose protein sequence is MENQEEQKKKKTKKQKQEKEQNSTNEIKSGTSMKASSKIQSLSQAAKAATVSVKSTKLSNPIKSVGTKLFTIIFCSIIACVLTVGLMAYSKSKSIIENKVSEASFQTINQVANNMDVIFKTYEDLSLQILIDKSFHEIVRKMLNGEDDFSKFEASRNLSDKMQSYVMGNNTIVSMMLLPVNPKLTVVTSGRATTGTAEKLMKTAWFMETVENAGKTNWIPPQPEGLSDPAGAPTIGLSRLIKDITSSEASYVLLLEVQASTLAKRFEEVNLGEGSQLSIVNANGEYITNNDPELVGKPASITFPTEGDKALEDSSKMKTTNGAEVLATYKTFETMNWKLLGTVPVKELVKDAKAIQNLTWITVFIAALIAIAIGILVIMTIAQPLVKLRNLMTEGASGNLTVRSVMKKRQDEIGELSDSFNLMMTQITALAVQTTRSAEDVLVTATELGDASRKTAISAKEIAVATEEIAGGATSLAVEAERGSDLTGNIDVQMKKVIAANEQMVNSAQAVEKASEQGTNYMGVLIQKTSMTEEMTRSMVEKVDALKESTGSIVKILDVLNSLTKQTNILSLNATIEAARAGAAGKGFMVVADEIRKLADQSRQSIDVVGQITEKIRGEIDETVHVLSDAYPLFQEQIGSVKEANQIFLTVSGQMGELVKKLDLVTDSIGQLDESQVVLGEAMTNVSAVAEESSATSEEVASLSTEQLSISDGMVRLSEKLDTVSRELKDSLSKFKIN, encoded by the coding sequence ATGGAAAACCAAGAAGAACAAAAAAAGAAGAAAACAAAGAAACAGAAACAGGAAAAAGAGCAAAATAGCACAAACGAAATTAAGTCAGGTACAAGTATGAAAGCGTCATCAAAAATCCAATCTTTATCACAGGCAGCAAAGGCAGCGACGGTATCTGTAAAAAGCACAAAGCTGTCAAATCCAATTAAATCAGTAGGAACGAAGCTGTTTACGATTATCTTTTGCAGTATTATCGCGTGTGTATTGACAGTAGGTCTAATGGCTTATTCAAAGTCGAAGTCGATTATTGAAAATAAAGTTTCAGAAGCAAGCTTTCAAACGATCAATCAGGTTGCAAACAATATGGACGTTATTTTCAAGACTTATGAGGATTTATCGCTGCAAATATTAATTGATAAAAGCTTCCATGAAATTGTAAGAAAAATGCTTAATGGCGAAGACGATTTCAGCAAGTTTGAGGCATCGCGTAATTTAAGCGACAAAATGCAATCTTACGTTATGGGTAATAATACGATCGTTTCCATGATGCTGCTGCCAGTAAATCCGAAATTGACGGTTGTAACATCCGGCCGGGCAACCACCGGTACTGCGGAGAAATTAATGAAAACAGCATGGTTTATGGAAACTGTCGAAAATGCGGGAAAAACAAACTGGATTCCGCCACAGCCTGAAGGCTTGTCAGATCCAGCGGGTGCTCCTACCATAGGCTTGAGTCGACTCATTAAAGATATAACTTCAAGTGAAGCATCTTATGTACTGCTGCTGGAGGTGCAAGCCTCGACGCTTGCGAAACGCTTCGAAGAAGTTAACCTTGGTGAAGGAAGCCAGCTTTCGATAGTGAATGCAAACGGTGAATATATTACAAATAATGATCCAGAATTGGTAGGCAAGCCAGCGAGTATTACATTCCCAACCGAAGGCGATAAAGCGCTTGAGGATTCGTCGAAAATGAAAACGACAAATGGTGCTGAGGTTTTGGCTACATACAAAACATTCGAAACGATGAACTGGAAGCTGCTAGGCACGGTACCGGTAAAAGAGCTAGTAAAAGATGCTAAAGCGATTCAAAATTTGACATGGATTACGGTATTTATCGCAGCACTTATTGCCATTGCAATCGGTATTCTCGTAATTATGACGATTGCACAGCCACTGGTTAAGCTTCGCAACCTAATGACTGAAGGAGCAAGCGGCAACCTGACCGTACGATCTGTCATGAAAAAACGCCAAGATGAAATTGGTGAGCTAAGCGACAGCTTTAATCTTATGATGACACAAATAACTGCTCTTGCAGTACAGACGACAAGATCAGCTGAGGATGTACTGGTTACAGCTACTGAGCTCGGAGATGCTTCTCGGAAAACAGCTATTTCTGCTAAGGAGATTGCAGTCGCAACAGAGGAGATCGCGGGAGGAGCAACAAGCTTGGCTGTTGAAGCGGAGCGAGGTTCTGACCTTACAGGAAACATCGATGTTCAAATGAAAAAAGTTATTGCAGCCAACGAACAAATGGTGAACTCTGCGCAAGCCGTTGAGAAGGCAAGTGAGCAGGGAACAAACTATATGGGCGTACTTATTCAAAAAACGAGCATGACGGAAGAAATGACCCGTTCTATGGTAGAGAAGGTTGATGCTTTGAAGGAAAGCACTGGCTCAATCGTAAAAATCCTAGACGTGCTCAATAGCTTAACGAAGCAAACGAACATCTTGTCATTGAATGCGACGATTGAAGCTGCTCGCGCTGGCGCAGCAGGAAAAGGCTTTATGGTCGTTGCCGATGAAATTCGCAAGCTGGCGGATCAAAGCCGCCAATCCATTGACGTTGTTGGTCAAATAACGGAGAAAATTAGAGGCGAGATTGACGAGACCGTTCATGTTTTGTCCGATGCCTATCCGTTATTCCAAGAGCAAATCGGTTCTGTAAAAGAAGCGAATCAAATTTTCTTAACCGTTTCTGGCCAAATGGGAGAACTAGTTAAGAAGTTGGATCTTGTTACGGATTCAATCGGGCAATTGGATGAATCGCAAGTCGTATTAGGAGAAGCGATGACTAACGTGAGTGCAGTAGCTGAAGAATCTTCCGCTACATCAGAAGAAGTCGCATCACTCAGCACAGAACAGCTAAGCATTAGCGATGGTATGGTACGCTTGTCGGAGAAGCTGGATACGGTGTCTCGTGAGCTCAAGGATTCACTTTCTAAATTTAAAATTAATTAG
- the ruvX gene encoding Holliday junction resolvase RuvX, with amino-acid sequence MRLMGLDYGDRNIGVAVSDAFRWTAQGTGVIERRRDHSEFDRIADLVKEHEVSEIVVGLPKNMNGTIGPRGEICIEFAEQIKQKLNIPVHLWDERLTTVAAERTLIEADVSRKKRKLVIDKMAATLILQNYLDSKAKR; translated from the coding sequence ATGAGATTGATGGGACTTGATTACGGTGACCGCAACATAGGAGTTGCTGTCAGCGACGCTTTTCGTTGGACCGCGCAAGGAACTGGTGTTATTGAACGAAGGCGAGACCATAGTGAGTTTGACCGTATTGCCGATCTGGTTAAGGAGCATGAGGTTAGTGAAATTGTTGTTGGTCTTCCAAAAAACATGAATGGCACCATCGGTCCACGTGGAGAAATTTGTATAGAATTCGCAGAACAGATTAAGCAGAAACTAAACATACCTGTTCACCTTTGGGACGAAAGGCTGACAACGGTAGCTGCCGAACGAACGCTTATTGAAGCGGACGTCAGCCGGAAGAAGCGAAAGCTTGTAATAGACAAAATGGCGGCAACGCTTATTTTGCAAAATTATCTCGATTCTAAAGCGAAAAGGTGA
- a CDS encoding DUF1292 domain-containing protein yields the protein MTNEELEFEEPEIIYIPDEEGNEEEFEVIMKFEVDGSDQKYMMVVPLHGENDEEDEVYAFRYEEEGDDLKLYTIEDEEEWNMVEETFNTLLGEMEEEN from the coding sequence ATGACAAATGAAGAGTTGGAATTCGAAGAGCCGGAAATTATTTATATCCCGGATGAAGAAGGAAACGAAGAGGAATTCGAAGTCATCATGAAATTTGAAGTTGATGGTTCCGATCAGAAATATATGATGGTAGTTCCGCTTCATGGAGAAAATGACGAGGAAGATGAAGTATATGCTTTCCGTTATGAAGAAGAAGGCGATGACCTGAAGCTGTATACCATTGAAGATGAAGAAGAATGGAATATGGTTGAGGAAACGTTCAACACTCTCCTTGGTGAGATGGAGGAAGAAAATTAA
- the mltG gene encoding endolytic transglycosylase MltG has product MDKSSQHLEQQSSSGPRKSRITLWVILSLLGIMIIGAGSVALYVWSSLKPTAAGAVQKIDIPRGTSANEVAELLEEQGIIKNAFIFKYYLKLKDQGGRFQAGLYELNPGMNNEAIIAKLNAGDTVEAETIRFTIPEGFTVLQIADKLAQEKLINKEKFIGLIASENNWGDAETVRSIPNNDKLHQRLEGYLFPETYEMKKESTEEDIIKRMALELDRKLAELPEGWMEVLEEKKMSFHDMLTIASLVEREVVVDEERALVSGIIYNRIADGMKLQIDATVQYSLDKPKERLYEKDLLVDSPYNTYKVEGLPPGPIASPSLKSIEAAIYPEDTEYFFYVTKKDGSQTHLFAKTYKEHLKNIEKSNQTAG; this is encoded by the coding sequence TTGGACAAGTCATCACAGCACCTTGAGCAACAATCATCATCGGGACCGAGGAAAAGCCGCATTACATTATGGGTTATTTTAAGCTTGTTAGGAATTATGATCATTGGTGCTGGAAGCGTTGCTTTGTATGTGTGGAGCAGCTTGAAGCCAACAGCTGCTGGAGCGGTTCAGAAGATTGATATTCCAAGAGGAACATCAGCGAATGAGGTTGCAGAATTACTGGAAGAGCAAGGGATCATTAAAAATGCATTTATTTTTAAATATTATTTGAAGCTTAAGGATCAAGGCGGCCGCTTTCAGGCGGGACTTTATGAGCTTAACCCCGGCATGAATAATGAAGCCATTATAGCCAAGCTAAATGCTGGCGACACCGTAGAAGCAGAAACGATTCGATTCACGATTCCTGAGGGCTTTACCGTATTGCAAATTGCTGACAAGCTTGCTCAAGAGAAATTGATCAACAAAGAAAAGTTTATTGGATTAATTGCATCGGAAAACAATTGGGGTGATGCGGAGACTGTTCGCTCCATTCCCAATAACGATAAGCTGCATCAGCGTCTTGAAGGTTATCTGTTCCCTGAAACGTATGAGATGAAAAAAGAAAGCACAGAAGAAGATATTATTAAACGGATGGCGCTTGAACTCGACCGGAAGCTTGCTGAGCTTCCAGAGGGCTGGATGGAAGTGCTTGAAGAGAAAAAAATGTCCTTTCATGATATGCTGACAATCGCGTCGCTTGTAGAGCGTGAAGTCGTTGTGGACGAGGAAAGAGCTCTCGTATCGGGCATTATTTACAACCGGATTGCCGATGGCATGAAGCTTCAAATTGATGCTACCGTTCAATATTCATTAGATAAGCCTAAGGAACGTCTTTATGAGAAGGATTTACTCGTAGACAGTCCTTATAACACGTATAAGGTAGAAGGTTTGCCGCCTGGACCTATCGCAAGTCCAAGTCTTAAATCGATTGAAGCGGCTATATATCCGGAAGATACGGAATATTTTTTCTATGTAACCAAGAAGGATGGAAGTCAGACTCATTTGTTCGCAAAAACATATAAAGAGCATTTGAAAAACATCGAGAAAAGTAATCAGACGGCTGGGTAG
- a CDS encoding penicillin-binding transpeptidase domain-containing protein, whose amino-acid sequence MIKRITMAACFISLIMMLYIGRLAWIQLMPGSSSSAVLSPLANRGGWQRLSVQQRQRNLVLDTGRGDFYDRYGKPITGETYSAVALFPVRAELRGQEKSLAELSRLLGVTTEQLQQKWDAVREPVFWKADGMQAPLRLTNDQITRLKKLELNGIRVLPYRNRYLPDFDAKHLIGFTSQHPEWLQTNHAEDLVSGKRKLVDQVGGSGLEKSLDMLLHGVGATSVSYFLDGRNAPMHGLDMRITQPGNRYYPLKAMTTIDLQLQNEIEAYVDAQGLQEGAIVVLDASNADIVAMVSRPQLKPGQFQSSDGSEWANHAIKAVAPGSVFKLVAEAAALEAGVVNQHETFFCNGEYGKYGLSCWKEGGHGRLTLQEGLAQSCNIVFATVVERLEAKQLKRTADLLGIGQQVGWHRDEAFGPFTSPLRLLEEEDRGQLFAAVKSKLAWNSGVEIGEHEHESEHAIGNGHVNESGSGSGNDNGSDNENGNGNGSDSGSSSDSGNGKRNEKRSGKFNAAQQAREEAAMLAGVDGGVLAQSALGQRDVRMSPLQAANLIVTLLNEGRVMEPRLVSEIRYANGQRMVKLPAQRAQAIRGRIKPATAHALLRGMQAVVDHGTGRSIRQGLWAIAGKSGTAETTQAGIARNHQWFAGYGPVKAPRYAVAVLVENKPPGSSHQATKLFRGVMDIAARHSK is encoded by the coding sequence ATGATTAAACGAATAACAATGGCTGCTTGTTTCATTAGTTTAATAATGATGCTTTATATTGGCCGCTTAGCGTGGATTCAATTGATGCCTGGAAGCTCTTCTTCAGCGGTCCTTTCTCCACTGGCAAACCGGGGAGGATGGCAACGGCTGTCAGTTCAGCAGCGTCAACGAAACTTGGTGCTGGACACAGGCAGAGGTGACTTTTATGATCGCTATGGAAAACCGATAACAGGTGAAACTTACTCGGCCGTTGCCTTATTTCCCGTACGGGCAGAGCTGCGTGGTCAAGAAAAAAGTTTAGCTGAGCTTAGCCGTTTACTAGGCGTAACCACGGAGCAGCTGCAGCAGAAATGGGATGCTGTGCGAGAGCCTGTGTTTTGGAAGGCTGATGGGATGCAAGCGCCTTTGCGACTGACAAATGATCAAATTACCCGCCTAAAAAAACTTGAGCTAAACGGTATACGTGTGCTTCCTTATCGTAATCGCTATTTGCCGGATTTTGATGCGAAGCATCTGATTGGCTTTACAAGCCAGCATCCTGAGTGGCTGCAGACTAACCATGCGGAAGATCTCGTAAGCGGCAAAAGAAAGCTAGTAGATCAGGTTGGCGGGTCGGGTCTGGAGAAATCGCTGGACATGCTGCTGCATGGAGTAGGGGCTACTTCTGTTTCCTACTTCCTGGATGGACGTAATGCTCCAATGCACGGCCTTGATATGCGGATTACGCAGCCTGGCAATCGATATTATCCTCTTAAAGCGATGACGACGATTGATTTGCAGCTGCAAAACGAAATCGAAGCGTATGTGGATGCACAAGGCTTGCAAGAGGGAGCAATCGTTGTGCTGGATGCGAGCAATGCGGATATTGTAGCGATGGTATCGCGGCCGCAATTGAAGCCAGGACAGTTCCAAAGCTCCGACGGCAGCGAGTGGGCTAATCATGCAATCAAGGCGGTCGCTCCCGGCTCTGTGTTCAAGCTAGTTGCGGAAGCAGCTGCGCTGGAGGCGGGTGTAGTGAATCAGCATGAAACGTTTTTTTGCAATGGTGAATACGGCAAATATGGCTTATCCTGCTGGAAGGAAGGAGGACACGGCCGCTTGACACTCCAAGAGGGCTTGGCGCAATCTTGCAATATCGTGTTTGCAACAGTGGTTGAGCGGCTTGAAGCTAAGCAGTTGAAGCGGACCGCGGACTTGCTCGGGATAGGGCAGCAAGTGGGATGGCATCGCGATGAAGCGTTTGGCCCCTTTACATCACCTCTGAGACTGCTTGAGGAGGAAGATCGCGGACAGCTGTTTGCAGCCGTTAAGAGCAAGCTCGCTTGGAATAGCGGCGTTGAGATTGGTGAGCATGAGCACGAGAGTGAACATGCGATTGGGAATGGGCATGTGAATGAGAGTGGCAGTGGAAGTGGCAATGATAACGGCAGTGACAATGAGAATGGAAATGGCAACGGCAGTGACAGTGGTAGTAGCAGCGACAGTGGCAATGGGAAGCGTAATGAGAAGCGGAGCGGGAAGTTTAATGCGGCGCAGCAAGCGCGGGAAGAAGCAGCCATGCTGGCTGGCGTCGATGGCGGTGTGCTCGCGCAAAGCGCGCTTGGGCAGCGTGATGTAAGGATGTCGCCGCTGCAAGCGGCAAATCTGATTGTAACGCTGCTGAATGAGGGGCGCGTAATGGAGCCGCGCCTAGTGAGTGAAATCCGCTATGCCAACGGCCAGCGGATGGTGAAGCTGCCCGCGCAGCGCGCGCAAGCGATCCGTGGCCGGATTAAACCGGCCACGGCGCATGCGCTGCTGCGCGGCATGCAGGCGGTCGTCGACCATGGAACCGGTCGATCGATCCGCCAAGGGCTGTGGGCGATTGCCGGCAAATCCGGCACCGCCGAAACGACTCAGGCCGGAATCGCCCGCAACCACCAGTGGTTTGCGGGCTACGGCCCGGTCAAAGCTCCACGATACGCCGTAGCCGTCCTCGTGGAGAACAAGCCGCCTGGGAGCTCACACCAGGCGACTAAGCTCTTCCGCGGCGTCATGGATATCGCCGCACGCCATTCCAAATAA
- a CDS encoding U32 family peptidase produces the protein MTTIEKTTPRYQGKRHRLDKPELLAPAGNLEKLKFAIHYGADAVYIGGQKYGLRSNADNFSFEEMKEGVEFANRYGAKVFVATNIYAHNEDVEGLEDYLRNLEAAGISAIIAADPAIIETAQRVAPKLEVHLSTQQSTLNWQAVQFWKEEGLPRVVLARETSFKDIAEIKKNVDIEIEAFIHGAMCSSFSGRCVLSNHFTDRDSNRGGCCQSCRWKYDLFVDDMPMYPEEEDKFTMGSKDLCMIEYLPELIEVGVDSFKIEGRMKSIHYVATVVNVYRQAIDAYFADPEHFELKQEWVDEINKAANRPLNTGFFLDTPGAEDHIYEPEEKAAPYDFAGVVVDYNDKTGFAIVQQRNHFKLGQEIEFVGPKGTFFKQTVTEITDTDGNALEAARHPLQHIRIRTLKPVKPMDMMRKKIGKK, from the coding sequence GTGACAACAATTGAGAAGACGACACCTCGCTATCAAGGCAAACGCCATCGGCTGGACAAGCCGGAGCTGCTCGCACCAGCCGGGAATTTAGAGAAGCTGAAATTCGCGATTCATTACGGAGCTGACGCGGTTTATATCGGCGGTCAAAAGTATGGCTTGCGCTCCAATGCAGACAATTTCAGCTTTGAAGAAATGAAGGAAGGCGTTGAGTTCGCCAACCGTTATGGTGCAAAGGTGTTTGTCGCGACAAATATATATGCGCACAATGAGGATGTAGAGGGACTTGAAGACTACTTGCGCAATCTAGAAGCAGCAGGAATCTCAGCTATCATTGCCGCAGATCCTGCCATTATTGAAACGGCGCAGCGAGTAGCTCCTAAGCTTGAGGTTCATTTGAGCACGCAGCAATCCACGCTGAATTGGCAGGCTGTGCAGTTCTGGAAGGAAGAAGGCTTGCCGCGCGTTGTGCTGGCCCGTGAAACGAGCTTTAAAGACATTGCAGAAATAAAAAAAAATGTTGATATTGAGATTGAAGCGTTTATTCATGGTGCTATGTGCTCATCTTTCTCTGGTCGCTGCGTATTGTCTAATCATTTTACGGATCGTGACTCCAATCGTGGAGGCTGCTGTCAGTCATGTCGCTGGAAATATGATTTGTTTGTTGACGATATGCCAATGTACCCGGAAGAAGAAGATAAGTTCACAATGGGCTCTAAAGATCTATGCATGATTGAATATTTGCCGGAGCTTATCGAAGTTGGCGTTGACAGCTTCAAAATCGAAGGACGAATGAAAAGCATTCACTATGTGGCGACAGTCGTTAATGTTTATCGTCAAGCGATTGATGCGTATTTCGCTGATCCTGAGCATTTCGAGCTGAAGCAGGAATGGGTGGATGAGATAAATAAGGCTGCCAACCGTCCGCTAAACACTGGATTTTTCCTTGATACACCGGGTGCGGAGGATCATATTTATGAGCCAGAGGAAAAAGCAGCGCCATATGATTTTGCTGGAGTAGTCGTAGATTATAATGATAAAACGGGTTTTGCGATCGTGCAGCAGCGCAATCACTTTAAACTCGGACAAGAAATCGAATTTGTTGGTCCGAAGGGAACTTTTTTCAAGCAAACGGTAACCGAAATTACGGATACAGACGGCAATGCGCTTGAAGCGGCTCGCCATCCTTTGCAGCATATTCGCATTCGTACGTTAAAGCCGGTTAAACCGATGGATATGATGAGAAAGAAGATCGGGAAGAAGTAA
- a CDS encoding peptidase U32 family protein, translating to MAYKPELLATAASIEELERLMAAGADAFVIGEARYGMRLAGEFNKEMIAQAVKLAKPKGVKIYAALNNLMDNEAADSLNDYVSSLAEAGVDALVFGDPAVLMAARLHAPGMALHWNAEMTSTNYVTANYWGRRGATRYVLARELNMEQVCETTASTELEVQVHVHGMTNIYHSKRSLVESYMEHQSETDRLPEKDKDRGLYVMEAERQDERYPIYEDANGTHIMSSDDVCMVENLHELLDAKVTSLKIEGLMKSTEYNEIVVRSYRQAIDAYLADPEGYIFQEEWLDAIKKVQNPQRELSFGFFFKEQVY from the coding sequence ATGGCGTACAAGCCGGAATTGTTAGCTACCGCTGCATCTATAGAAGAGCTGGAGAGGCTCATGGCAGCAGGCGCGGATGCTTTTGTCATTGGCGAAGCACGCTACGGTATGCGATTAGCAGGAGAGTTTAACAAAGAAATGATAGCGCAGGCCGTAAAGCTCGCTAAGCCTAAGGGTGTGAAAATCTATGCTGCCCTTAACAATCTTATGGATAATGAAGCAGCGGATTCATTAAATGATTATGTATCCTCGCTTGCTGAAGCTGGCGTTGATGCACTAGTATTCGGCGACCCTGCGGTCTTAATGGCTGCTAGGCTGCATGCCCCAGGCATGGCGCTGCACTGGAATGCCGAAATGACCTCAACTAATTATGTTACAGCTAATTATTGGGGCCGCAGAGGTGCTACTAGATATGTGCTCGCACGCGAACTCAATATGGAACAGGTTTGCGAGACAACGGCTAGTACAGAACTTGAGGTTCAAGTACATGTGCATGGGATGACGAATATTTATCATTCAAAGCGTTCGCTTGTAGAGAGCTATATGGAGCATCAGTCGGAGACGGATCGGCTTCCGGAGAAAGACAAAGATCGTGGGCTTTATGTGATGGAAGCGGAGCGGCAGGACGAGCGTTATCCAATCTACGAAGATGCGAACGGCACTCATATTATGAGCTCGGATGATGTTTGTATGGTAGAGAACCTTCATGAGCTGCTGGATGCTAAAGTAACCAGCTTGAAGATTGAGGGATTAATGAAATCTACCGAGTACAACGAAATTGTTGTGCGCTCATATCGGCAAGCAATCGATGCCTATTTGGCTGATCCAGAGGGCTACATTTTTCAAGAGGAATGGCTTGACGCGATTAAGAAAGTCCAGAATCCGCAGCGAGAGCTGAGTTTTGGCTTCTTCTTCAAAGAGCAAGTCTATTAA